GGGTGAGGTGAATGGTATCATGCAAAGCCTTGGTGCGGTAAAGCCGATCATGAATGCTGTGGCGAGAGGCATGGCGGTGAATCCCAACTGGGATGATGGGGCTTTTTACAATCTTCGGGGGAGGGTCTACCACCGTGCTCCTGCTGGTATCAGTGTCGGAGACAAACAAAGAGCCGAAGCAGATTACAAACAGGTCCTCGTCCTTAATCCCAAGAACCGAACAGCCTACAGGTTTTATGCTGAGCTTCTTCTTGAACAGGGGCGAAGGGATGAGGCAACCAAAATAATTGAAAAGGGACTCAGTCTTCCCTATGATGAAGGAAATAAAATTACTGAGGATAAGGAAATCCGACTGCTTCAAGAGTTGAAGAAAAAACTCTGAGAATTTTCTCTTTTTCTCATCCTTCAAAAACCATTTTTCCTTTTTCCAGCCCCTTCTCTCAGGGGCTGGTTTTTTATGGAGAGAGAGTATTGTTTTGTTTTTTCTTTTTCGAAAATGATTGTTCGCACGTATTCACCCCTGTATTTCTGCACAATATTGCACACTGACTATGCAAAATTGTGCAGAAATAATTCTGTAACCGATTTCTGTTTTTTTTCAGTTTTTCTTTTTATTTTCAATACGGAAAAGAAAATTTCTATGTAATTTTTGTTTTTTCTTTAAAAGAGAACCTTTGGCATGAATATTGCATATTTTTTATGAAAATTGACATAATTAAGGAGGTCTGTATGAAACGGTTAGGGTTTTTGATGGTGGGGCTTCTGGTAGGAAGCTCGATGTTTGCTGGCGTGATGATGCAGGGTTTCTACTGGGATGTCCCGGCAGGTGGTAACTGGTACAATACCATGAAGAGTAAAGCCTATGGGCTTCGATATATGGTAGGGAGTGGTACAAAGTACGGTATTAACCGCATCTGGTTTCCTCCTGTATCCAAAGCTCAGGGTGGTGGCTATTCTATGGGATATGATCCCCATGATTACTATGACCTGGGCCAATACTATCAGGACGGCACCACAGAAACGCGCTTTGGTTCCCAGGCAGAACTCAAGGCGGCTATTGCGCGGTACCGTAGCTATGGCATTGATTGTATGGCTGATATCGTGATCAACCATCGCTCCGGTGGTGCCAGTGAGTACAACCCCTATACCGGTGGAAACACCTGGACAGATTTTCGTAATGTGGCAAGTGGAAAGGCAAAATGGCGGTACTGGGCATTCCATCCCAATAATATTCATTGGTATGATTCTGGCTCATTTGGTGGGTTCCCTGATGTGTGTCACGACAACTCGACGGTGTACAATGACATCAAAACGTGGATGAACTGGCTCAAGAGTACCGCAAATGCTGGTTTCAAGAGCTGGCGATGGGATTATGTCAAGGGATTCTCCCCCACTATTGTGAAGAATCTCAACGCAGCAACAAGTCCTACGTTTAGTGTGGGTGAGTATTGGGATGCCAATACTTCGACACTTGATTGGTGGGCCAATGCCGCTAACTCGTCCGTATTTGACTTTGCTCTCTACTATACGCTCAAAGATATCTGTAACAATAGCTCAGGTGGTGGCTATCTGCCCAATGTGTTTGACTATAGTAAGAGTTTTGCTGCCAAGAATCCATGGCGTGCCGTGACCTTTGTTGGAAACCATGACACTGATGAGATTTACAGAGACAAGATGATGGCGTATGCGTTCATTCTCACCTATCAAGGGTATCCCTGTATCTGGTGGAAAGACTACTACAACTATGGGTTGGCTACTGGTGGTGGTGCTGGCAGTGGTTGGGGAAATGGTATCAAACAGCTCGTATGGTGCCGAGAAAAGCTCGGTGGTGGAGGTCCTCAGATCGAAATCCTCAAGAGTAACGATGGAGATGTGATCATCTACGGAAGCAAGGGGTACTCTACCTCAAGTCCAGGGTATATTGTCGTGATCAATGACCATCCATCCCAGTGGAAGGGTGCATGGGTCCGGACAGGCAACAGCTATCTTAAGAACAAGACCCTCAAAGCTTATGCCTGGTCCTCAACGGTAAGTGGACAAAATGTGGCACCTCAGAATAAGTATTGCGATGGCAATGGTTGGGTAGAGGTATGGGCTGCACCGCGTGGGTATGCAGTCTACTCGGTTAACGGACTATAATAAAAGGATGCATGTAAAAGGCTGTCCGGATTACCGGACAGCCTTTTTTTTAAAAGCTTTTTTTGTCTTCCTAAGGCAGTAATTTTCCATGAAAACGCTGAATAAGCTGGTAACGCTTTTGTACTCCGAGCTTTTTGAATATGCGCTTGATGTGACCTTTAACTGTTTCTTCAGTGATTGCAAGGTGCTGAGCAATCTCTGCATTGGATTTTCCGTCGACGATCAGGGTAAAAACCCTTTTTTCTGTCTCTGTGAGGGCTGAGAGATCGACGGAAGGGGAAGCTTCCCGGATCTGGAGGACAGGAGGTTTTGTTTCCAGCTCTTGAAGTTCTGCAAAGAACTCTTTTAAGGAATGAGAAAAAACCGAAAGTCTCTGGAGGAAAAGCCAGAGAGATTCTTTCTCTTGTTGTGAAGCTTGCACGTCAAAGAAAAAGAGCATAGCCTCATTATTTAAAAAGAAAAGGAGTACCTCTTTTTCAAAGACTTCGTCTTTTTTGTTATGAAAGTAGGCTTGTACTTTTTTAAATTTAAAGGGTGTTGGAGATGGAAATAAAAGATGACGTACCAGGCCGCTCTCTTTGATCATCTGGGATAAAAATATACTTTGATGAGCCTGGAATCGGAACACATCAAAGATTTTAGGATGCCATTCAAGGACATTTCCTTCGTGGTTGACAACCACCCAGGGAATAGGAAAACCTGTCAAAATCTGGTAAAAACGTTTGTACGTTTCGGTATTTTCCTTTCCCAGACCGATGACAATGGAAAGGAAGCTATCATAGCTAATAATAGCAATCCTTTCTCCTGTTTCGAGAGTGAGAAGAGAATTTTGTTTGATGGGAAGGGGAAGAGAAGGATGAAATGGTTGTTGGGATGCTACCGTATTTTTCAGGATAATCTTGCCGCTTCTTTCAACGAGAAGCACAGGGAGGGGCGAGGACTCAAGCCATACCCATGGTGAAGTAAAAGAAGCTTCTTGGAAGGGTATGAGATACATAACAGCATAAGGAGTATTTTTAACAATAACCCTGTAACACTGAAGTGTAAACCAGACGATGTTTTGTGCTTGTCGAAGAGGTACAGAAAATGAACAGAAACTTACCTCTTGCTGGTTTTCTTGTTGTTTCAAAAGAAAATAGAGGTCTTTGGAGTAGGCTGCATCGACTTTTTCAAGGAATTCAGAGAAAAGTCCTTCATGAAAAGGGATAAGCTTCTCAAATTGACTGTTCCAGTTGGAGAATTCTAACGTTTGTAGATTGAGGATGGCCATAGGAAACGGTGTTTCGTTGAAAAGGATCTGTATACTCTGTTGGTAGG
This sequence is a window from Thermospira aquatica. Protein-coding genes within it:
- a CDS encoding alpha-amylase domain-containing protein produces the protein MKRLGFLMVGLLVGSSMFAGVMMQGFYWDVPAGGNWYNTMKSKAYGLRYMVGSGTKYGINRIWFPPVSKAQGGGYSMGYDPHDYYDLGQYYQDGTTETRFGSQAELKAAIARYRSYGIDCMADIVINHRSGGASEYNPYTGGNTWTDFRNVASGKAKWRYWAFHPNNIHWYDSGSFGGFPDVCHDNSTVYNDIKTWMNWLKSTANAGFKSWRWDYVKGFSPTIVKNLNAATSPTFSVGEYWDANTSTLDWWANAANSSVFDFALYYTLKDICNNSSGGGYLPNVFDYSKSFAAKNPWRAVTFVGNHDTDEIYRDKMMAYAFILTYQGYPCIWWKDYYNYGLATGGGAGSGWGNGIKQLVWCREKLGGGGPQIEILKSNDGDVIIYGSKGYSTSSPGYIVVINDHPSQWKGAWVRTGNSYLKNKTLKAYAWSSTVSGQNVAPQNKYCDGNGWVEVWAAPRGYAVYSVNGL
- a CDS encoding tetratricopeptide repeat protein yields the protein MKRLLIGAGILVCSLLFAAVKDYWGERNSLEGAKKAYESLKVQFQQNPSSYEVAWKFARAAYHYAENFVKDKNTRKIIFTEGKEAAEKATQLNPQSPEGWYWLGVCLGSWGEVNGIMQSLGAVKPIMNAVARGMAVNPNWDDGAFYNLRGRVYHRAPAGISVGDKQRAEADYKQVLVLNPKNRTAYRFYAELLLEQGRRDEATKIIEKGLSLPYDEGNKITEDKEIRLLQELKKKL